The following DNA comes from Spirochaetales bacterium.
TTGGGGCATGAAACACGGCGGGAAAACCTTACCGTGATCGGGCTTTTTCTGCGATACCGCCGGCCCATTCGACCGCCCGTTCCTCTTCCCCCTTTCCGAGAGGACCTTCAGACCCTTCCACGATAAAACCTTCCGGATCGGCGAGGGGTGTACCGCCCTTTTTTACGAGTTTTTGCAATATCGGATCGGCGGCATATCCGAAAAGGTTCATGAGGAACCTGAGGGCGGATGACGAGGTTGCGGCTGCCTCTATTCTCGTATCGAATGCCGCCACCCCCTTTCCGTCCAGCTTCTTTTTTGGAATGCTTTTGAGAAAGGTTATTATATTTTTTGTAGGCCGGAACGCGCGGGTAGGTGAGCCCACAATCAGTACATCGACATCCTCGAGTTGACCATACACGACGCCGGTCGCCCTGCGGGCTTCAAAAACAGTATCCGGAACAGAAGCGCCGCGCATGCCAAGCGCAATTTTCTCCGTATTGCCGAATACC
Coding sequences within:
- a CDS encoding flavodoxin family protein yields the protein MKVMVVYDSVFGNTEKIALGMRGASVPDTVFEARRATGVVYGQLEDVDVLIVGSPTRAFRPTKNIITFLKSIPKKKLDGKGVAAFDTRIEAAATSSSALRFLMNLFGYAADPILQKLVKKGGTPLADPEGFIVEGSEGPLGKGEEERAVEWAGGIAEKARSR